The Bradyrhizobium barranii subsp. barranii genome segment GCCGAGCGCATCGGCTGCGACGCCGTCAGCGTCGACGGCTTTGAGTGCGGCGGCCATCCCGGCGAGGACGACATTCCCAACATGATCCTGCTGCCGCGCGCGGCGGAGGAACTGAAGATTCCGTTCGTGGCCTCCGGCGGCATGGCTGACGGGCGCAGCCTCGTCGCGGCGCTGTCGCTGGGCGCGGCCGGCATGAACATGGGCACGCGCTTCATCGCCACCAAGGAAGCACCGGTGCATCAGAACGTGAAGAACGCGCTTGTTGCGGCAACCGAGCTCGACACCCGCCTGATCATGCGTGCTCTGCGCAACACCGAGCGCGTGCTGAAGAACGCCAACGTCGATCGTCTGCTCGAGATCGAGCGCGAGAAGGGCGCCAAGCTGAGCATCGACGATATCCACGACCAGGTCGCGGGCGTCTATCCGAAGATCATGCTGGATGGCCAGATGGACGCGGGTGCCTGGAGCTGCGGCATGGTCGCAGGGCTGATCCACGACATCCCCTCCTGCAAGGAACTCGTCGATCGCATCATGGATGAGGCGGAAGAGATCATCCGCAGCCGCCTGATGGGGTTCCTGGAAGGGACGGGTGCGGCGCGAAAGGTCGCCTGACACCGCCAAACTTCTTAACCACGGCGGCACTTGGCCGCTGGAATTGCGCGTGACGCCTCCTAAATAGGAGTAAATTACCCCTTGAAATAAGCAATTTCAGGAGGCGTCCGTGGTCCTGAAGAGCGTTCCATTTGCAGTTGCCGTTGCCCTCGTGCTCGCATGGGGCGGCATTGCGCGCGCTGACGACTACAAGCCTGACGAATATCTCGGTCTCGATCTCTCCAAGGCGGTGCTGTCTCCGAAGCGGCTCGGGCCCGAGACGCAGTTCGCCCCGGTTGCGTTGGAGGCGAAGGGAGGCAACGAGGCGCAGGCGCGGGCCGAACCCATCGACGTGCCGAAGAAAGTTGCCGCCCGGCGCGTGCACATGGCCGAACCGAAGGTTGCTCATGCCAAGAGCGTCCAGCCACGCGGCGCAGCGCGCACCAAGCTTGCACATCGTCACGGCAATCCGCTGGACGCGCAGGCGATGGACACCCGCATCCAGACCTGGCCGTGCCGCACCGGCGGCATTTGCGACTGGAAGCGCTAGCCGGGTCTGTCGCGTCATCCCCACGTCGCAAAACCGTAGGCGTGGAGTCAAGAAACCATCAGGATAGGAGTCAAGGAGCGCAGGCACCTTCCGTCGCGATTCGACGAAGGTTTCCTGAATGGCAACGCTCCGCGCCTCGCGCGCATGGACCCGGCGGCAATTCCTGGTCCGCTCGACTTCAAGCCTCGCCGTTGCCGCGCTCGGCACACTCGCAAAGCCATCCATCAGCCGCGCCGCCGATCGCCCGCAAATCGCGGGTGGTATTCAGTCCGGCGATGTCTCGGATGGCTCCGCCGTGATCTGGGCGCGCGCCGACCGGCCCGCGCGGATGCAGGTGGAATGCGCGATCGTCGAGAGTTTCAAGACGATCATAGCGTCAGCTTCGCGCGACGCGCTGCCTGATGCCGACTTCACCGCAAAACTGCTGCTGAACGATCTGCCGTCCGGGCAGGACATCTTCTATCGCGTGCGTTTCGACGACATCGCCACCGGCATTGCCGGCGAAAGCCGCGTCGGCCATTTCCGCACCGCGCCGGCCGCAGGGCAGTCGATCTCGTTCGTGTGGTCAGGCGACGTCGCGGGGCAGGGCTGGGGCATCGACATCTCGCGCGGCGGCTATCGCAGCTATCGCACCATGCTCACAATCGCCCGGACTTCTTCATCCACTCCGGCGATCACATCTACGCCGACTGCACGATTCCCTCCGAGCAGAAGCTGCCGAACGGCGAGACCTGGCGCAATCTGGTAACCGAGGAAAAAGCCGAGGCCGCGCACACGCTGGCGCAATTCCGCGGCAACTACAAATACAACCATCTCGACGAGCATTTTCGCGCCTTCCATGCGGAGGTGCCGATGTTCGCACAGTGGGACGACCACGAGGTCACCAACGACTGGTCGCCGACCGGCAGCTATGACGACGCCGGCTATGAGGAC includes the following:
- a CDS encoding NAD(P)H-dependent flavin oxidoreductase, whose product is MKTAITELFGIEHPIIQGGMHFVGFAELAAAVSNAGGLGIITGLTQKTPELLAKEIARCRDMTDKPFGVNLTFLPTFAAPPYPEYIAAIVEGGIKAVETAGRSPEQYMPALKAAGIKVIHKCTSVRHSLKAERIGCDAVSVDGFECGGHPGEDDIPNMILLPRAAEELKIPFVASGGMADGRSLVAALSLGAAGMNMGTRFIATKEAPVHQNVKNALVAATELDTRLIMRALRNTERVLKNANVDRLLEIEREKGAKLSIDDIHDQVAGVYPKIMLDGQMDAGAWSCGMVAGLIHDIPSCKELVDRIMDEAEEIIRSRLMGFLEGTGAARKVA